In Vicugna pacos chromosome 10, VicPac4, whole genome shotgun sequence, the following proteins share a genomic window:
- the ARL2 gene encoding ADP-ribosylation factor-like protein 2: MGLLTILKKMKQKERELRLLMLGLDNAGKTTILKKFNGEDIDTISPTLGFNIKTLEHRGFKLNIWDVGGQKSLRSYWRNYFESTDGLIWVVDSADRQRMQDCQRELQSLLVEERLAGATLLIFANKQDLPGALSSDAIREALELDSIRSHHWCIQGCSAVTGENLLPGIDWLLDDISSRIFMAD; this comes from the exons ATGGGGCTTCTGACCATTCTGAAGAAGATGAAGCAGAAAGAACGGGAGCTGCGTCTGCTCATGCT CGGCCTGGACAATGCTGGCAAAACAACTATCCTCAAGAAGTTCAATGGGGAAGACATCGACACCATCTCCCCGACACTGGGCTTCAACATCAAGACCCTGGAGCACCGCGG ATTCAAGCTGAACATCTGGGATGTGGGCGGCCAGAAGTCCCTGCGGTCCTACTGGCGGAACTACTTTGAGAGCACCGACGGCCTCATCTGGGTAGTGGACAGCGCTGACCGCCAGCGCATGCAGGACTGCCAGCGGGAGCTCCAGAGCctgttggtggaggag CGCCTGGCTGGAGCGACCCTCCTCATCTTTGCCAACAAGCAGGACCTGCCCGGAGCACTGTCCTCTGACGCCATCCGCGAG GCCCTGGAGCTGGACTCCATCCGCAGCCACCACTGGTGCATCCAGGGCTGCAGTGCCGTCACCGGGGAGAACCTGCTGCCTGGCATCGACTGGCTCCTGGATGACATTTCCAGCCGCATCTTCATGGCCGACTGA
- the SNX15 gene encoding sorting nexin-15 isoform X2: MSRQAKDDFLRHYTVSDPRTHPKGYTEYKVTAQFISKRDPEDVKEVVVWKRYSDFRKLHGDLAYTHRNLFRRLEEFPAFPRAQVFGRFEASVIEERRKGAEDLLRFTVHIPALNNSPQLKEFFRGGEVTRPSEASRDMHILPPPLIPTPPPDEPRLQPREPWLPQPLPVERRGLEELEVPVDPPPSSPAQEALDLLFNCGGTEEASSSPSRGPLTEAELALFDPFSKEGDPSPARREGVKKKAAEYLKRAEEILHLHLSQRPS; this comes from the exons ATGTCTCGTCAGGCGAAGGACGACTTTCTGCGGCACTACACAGTCTCCGACCCTCGAACCCACCCGAAGGGCTACACCGAGTACAAAGTGACCGCGCAG TTCATCTCAAAGAGGGACCCGGAGGATGTCAAAgag GTGGTGGTCTGGAAGCGCTACAGCGACTTCCGGAAGCTGCACGGAGACCTGGCCTACACCCACCGCAACCTCTTCCGCCGCCTGGAGGAGTTTCCTGCCTTCCCCCGCGCCCAGGTGTTTG GCCGGTTTGAAGCCTCAGTGATCGAGGAGCGGCGGAAGGGGGCTGAGGACCTGCTTCGCTTCACTGTGCACATCCCCGCACTCAACAACAGCCCGCAACTCAAGGAGTTCTTCCGG GGTGGGGAGGTGACACGGCCCTCTGAGGCATCCAGGGACATGCACATCCTGCCACCTCCTCTGATCCCCACGCCACCCCCTGACGAGCCTCGGCTGCAGCCTCGTGAGCCCTGGTTGCCCCAGCCACTCCCAGTGGAGAGGAGGGGCCTCGAGGAGTTGGAGGTGCCAG TGGATCCTCCACCATCCAGCCCTGCCCAGGAGGCCCTGGATCTCCTCTTTAACTGTGGGGGCACCGAGGAGGCGTCCAGTTCCCCCTCCCGAGGCCCTCTCACCGAGGCTGAGCTTGCCCTCTTCGACCCCTTCTCCAAGGAAG GTGACCCTTCACCTGCCCGCCGGGAGGGAGTGAAGAAGAAGGCAGCCGAGTATCTGAAGCGGGCAGAGGAAATCCTGCACCTGCATCTGTCCCAGCGCCCATCCTGA
- the SNX15 gene encoding sorting nexin-15 isoform X1 — protein MSRQAKDDFLRHYTVSDPRTHPKGYTEYKVTAQFISKRDPEDVKEVVVWKRYSDFRKLHGDLAYTHRNLFRRLEEFPAFPRAQVFGRFEASVIEERRKGAEDLLRFTVHIPALNNSPQLKEFFRGGEVTRPSEASRDMHILPPPLIPTPPPDEPRLQPREPWLPQPLPVERRGLEELEVPVDPPPSSPAQEALDLLFNCGGTEEASSSPSRGPLTEAELALFDPFSKEEGAGPSPTHIGELTALEAESERPDQKPWEPGGQEEEENEDGGPTPAYLSHATELITQALQDEKAGAYPAALQGYRDGVHILLQGVPGDPSPARREGVKKKAAEYLKRAEEILHLHLSQRPS, from the exons ATGTCTCGTCAGGCGAAGGACGACTTTCTGCGGCACTACACAGTCTCCGACCCTCGAACCCACCCGAAGGGCTACACCGAGTACAAAGTGACCGCGCAG TTCATCTCAAAGAGGGACCCGGAGGATGTCAAAgag GTGGTGGTCTGGAAGCGCTACAGCGACTTCCGGAAGCTGCACGGAGACCTGGCCTACACCCACCGCAACCTCTTCCGCCGCCTGGAGGAGTTTCCTGCCTTCCCCCGCGCCCAGGTGTTTG GCCGGTTTGAAGCCTCAGTGATCGAGGAGCGGCGGAAGGGGGCTGAGGACCTGCTTCGCTTCACTGTGCACATCCCCGCACTCAACAACAGCCCGCAACTCAAGGAGTTCTTCCGG GGTGGGGAGGTGACACGGCCCTCTGAGGCATCCAGGGACATGCACATCCTGCCACCTCCTCTGATCCCCACGCCACCCCCTGACGAGCCTCGGCTGCAGCCTCGTGAGCCCTGGTTGCCCCAGCCACTCCCAGTGGAGAGGAGGGGCCTCGAGGAGTTGGAGGTGCCAG TGGATCCTCCACCATCCAGCCCTGCCCAGGAGGCCCTGGATCTCCTCTTTAACTGTGGGGGCACCGAGGAGGCGTCCAGTTCCCCCTCCCGAGGCCCTCTCACCGAGGCTGAGCTTGCCCTCTTCGACCCCTTCTCCAAGGAAG AAGGTGCAGGCCCCAGTCCTACTCACATAGGTGAGCTGACAGCATTGGAGGCAGAATCTGAAAGGCCAGACCAGAAACCCTGGgagccaggagggcaggaggaggaagagaatgaaGACGGAGGACCTACCCCTGCCTATCTAAGCCATGCCACAGAGCTCATCACCCAGGCCCTACAGGACGAGAAGGCAGGCGCCTACCCTGCAGCTCTGCAGGGCTACCGGGACGGCGTGCACATCCTGCTTCAGGGAGTGCCTG GTGACCCTTCACCTGCCCGCCGGGAGGGAGTGAAGAAGAAGGCAGCCGAGTATCTGAAGCGGGCAGAGGAAATCCTGCACCTGCATCTGTCCCAGCGCCCATCCTGA